A stretch of Lysinibacillus agricola DNA encodes these proteins:
- a CDS encoding M23 family metallopeptidase, whose translation MDERNAAGNYVVIEHANNEFSIVAHFKKNAILVKSTS comes from the coding sequence ATGGATGAACGTAATGCAGCAGGAAACTATGTCGTGATTGAACATGCTAATAATGAATTTAGTATAGTTGCACATTTTAAAAAGAACGCAATTTTAGTAAAATCAACATCGTAA